The Polynucleobacter necessarius genome window below encodes:
- a CDS encoding alkyl sulfatase dimerization domain-containing protein — protein MLADIFEQIGYQKESPSMRNSFLGAAYELRHGMPTGASPKSNGSDMIKGMTTELWLNALANQHG, from the coding sequence TTGTTAGCAGATATTTTTGAGCAGATAGGATATCAAAAAGAAAGTCCAAGTATGCGTAACAGTTTCTTGGGAGCGGCTTATGAATTACGTCATGGCATGCCGACTGGAGCTTCACCAAAGTCTAATGGTTCAGACATGATTAAGGGAATGACTACTGAGCTATGGCTCAATGCATTGGCCAATCAGCATGGATAG
- a CDS encoding enoyl-CoA hydratase-related protein, with the protein MNEQERKQKGEDKVAQVTLENRGNIAHIYFDHVAARNAMTVGMYQRLQSICTDLALNPAVRVVILRGVDGKSFISGGDIAQFVSFKAGGDGIGYEQGIDDYLAPLATLPMPSMAVIDGMAVGGGLAIASCCDFHISTPDAKFGVLIAKTLGNGLSVGNVAWLIAHLNIQIVKRMLLVAEMLPASELLEQGYLLATYPQD; encoded by the coding sequence ATGAATGAACAGGAGAGAAAGCAAAAAGGCGAGGACAAGGTTGCTCAGGTTACTCTAGAGAATCGCGGCAACATTGCCCACATTTACTTTGATCATGTGGCGGCCCGAAACGCCATGACTGTTGGCATGTATCAAAGGCTCCAGTCGATTTGCACCGATCTTGCCTTAAATCCTGCGGTGCGTGTCGTAATCCTCAGGGGGGTAGACGGTAAGTCATTTATTTCTGGTGGTGATATTGCCCAGTTTGTTAGCTTCAAAGCTGGTGGGGATGGTATTGGGTATGAGCAGGGTATTGATGACTACTTAGCGCCATTAGCTACTTTGCCCATGCCATCGATGGCTGTAATTGACGGTATGGCTGTTGGGGGCGGTTTAGCGATTGCAAGTTGTTGTGATTTCCATATCTCGACCCCAGACGCTAAGTTTGGTGTGCTTATAGCCAAAACTTTGGGTAATGGCCTCTCTGTGGGTAATGTTGCCTGGCTAATAGCGCATCTGAATATTCAGATTGTGAAACGTATGTTGCTTGTGGCAGAAATGCTGCCAGCTTCAGAGTTGCTTGAGCAAGGATACCTCTTGGCAACATACCCCCAAGATTAA
- a CDS encoding FAD-dependent oxidoreductase: MASSKPSQNTVKPELPVLIIGAGFAGFTVALHMAKSQPVILMAKRGLGEAATAWAQGGIVGVVDQEHE, translated from the coding sequence ATGGCCAGTTCCAAACCCTCCCAAAACACTGTAAAACCTGAGCTCCCCGTTCTCATCATTGGCGCTGGCTTCGCAGGTTTCACTGTCGCTTTACACATGGCTAAATCTCAACCAGTGATATTGATGGCTAAACGTGGCTTGGGCGAAGCTGCGACTGCTTGGGCGCAGGGTGGAATTGTCGGGGTTGTTGATCAAGAGCATGAATGA
- the nadA gene encoding quinolinate synthase, whose product METGGFVADSLKMARFSKNHSTKNFIVAGVRFMGESAKILSPEKRVFMPDLDATCSLDLGCNASDFATFHVAHPERVVVVYANTSAAVKAQADWMVTSSCALAIVHQLKSEGKQILWAPDRHLGRYIQEQSGADMLLWNGACIVHDEFKAAELSMFKAAHPNAMVLVHPESPQAVVDLADVVGSTFAMIKAVVEGSATEYIVATDNGILHRMRQLAPHKKFIEAPTAGNSANLQELCPLPLDGYKWPSRHFELPRKCFW is encoded by the coding sequence TTGGAAACTGGCGGATTTGTGGCCGACTCCTTAAAAATGGCACGATTCAGTAAAAATCACTCTACCAAAAATTTCATTGTTGCAGGCGTACGCTTCATGGGCGAGTCCGCAAAAATACTGAGCCCAGAAAAACGAGTATTCATGCCAGACTTGGATGCGACCTGCTCTTTGGACTTAGGGTGCAATGCTTCTGACTTTGCCACTTTCCACGTGGCACATCCTGAGCGGGTAGTTGTTGTGTATGCAAATACATCTGCCGCTGTTAAAGCACAAGCAGATTGGATGGTAACTAGCTCTTGTGCTCTTGCCATCGTGCATCAACTCAAAAGTGAGGGCAAGCAAATCTTGTGGGCGCCAGATCGTCACCTAGGACGCTATATACAAGAGCAATCTGGCGCAGATATGTTGCTATGGAACGGTGCCTGCATTGTGCATGACGAATTTAAGGCTGCTGAACTATCCATGTTCAAAGCAGCTCATCCCAATGCGATGGTCCTAGTACACCCAGAATCCCCTCAAGCCGTTGTTGACCTGGCTGATGTCGTTGGCTCAACTTTTGCCATGATTAAAGCAGTGGTTGAGGGATCCGCCACCGAATACATTGTTGCAACTGATAACGGCATCTTGCACCGCATGCGCCAGTTAGCACCACACAAGAAATTCATTGAAGCACCAACCGCTGGAAATAGCGCAAACCTGCAAGAGTTGTGCCCACTGCCCCTGGATGGCTATAAATGGCCTTCAAGGCATTTTGAGCTGCCTAGAAAATGCTTCTGGTGA
- a CDS encoding Bug family tripartite tricarboxylate transporter substrate binding protein, with amino-acid sequence MGHSNSNAIAPFVLTNVPYNPVTDFTSITYLGYVPNVLVVKSSLPVNSIAQLISWAQSNPGQMTYGSSGIGSTQHLAGALFSKRAGIQINHVPYKGSGQAIVDLQNIKPE; translated from the coding sequence GTGGGTCACTCTAACTCTAATGCGATTGCTCCATTTGTATTGACCAATGTTCCTTATAACCCTGTAACTGATTTCACATCCATAACGTATTTGGGTTATGTTCCAAACGTATTGGTGGTGAAATCTTCTTTGCCTGTTAATTCTATCGCGCAACTCATATCATGGGCCCAGTCTAATCCGGGTCAGATGACTTATGGATCTTCGGGTATCGGGAGTACGCAACACTTGGCTGGCGCCTTATTCTCCAAGAGAGCTGGCATACAAATAAACCACGTGCCTTACAAAGGAAGCGGTCAAGCGATTGTTGACTTACAAAATATCAAGCCAGAATAA
- a CDS encoding YciI family protein, producing the protein MIFALLLMDRPGTADLRIQVRPEHRAYLVKMADRMAFAGPLTSEDGKTTLGSLIAIDFPSRADVDAWLKDEPYTKAGVYEKPVIHVFNNLWQQKVGFPPAQ; encoded by the coding sequence ATGATCTTTGCACTGTTATTAATGGACCGCCCAGGTACGGCAGACTTACGTATCCAGGTTCGCCCTGAGCACCGCGCTTATTTGGTAAAAATGGCTGATCGCATGGCTTTTGCAGGACCCTTAACATCAGAAGATGGCAAAACAACATTGGGTAGCTTAATTGCAATTGACTTCCCGAGTAGGGCGGATGTCGATGCTTGGTTAAAAGATGAGCCGTACACCAAAGCAGGAGTTTATGAGAAGCCCGTTATTCATGTATTTAATAATCTGTGGCAGCAAAAAGTGGGATTCCCGCCTGCTCAGTAG
- the pgi gene encoding glucose-6-phosphate isomerase, with the protein MSLKPAAKLINTNLSAHEIALDSAYQGIDDAAWTSLFGLAKKVKLEQFIADLFAGKPVNNSENRPALHSALRNLNKTSVLVNGQDVMPEVTEVWRRIEALCNKWVGVTDVIHIGIGGSDFGPRLAIEALAHVPDVDSRGMRIHFLANIDTADLNRILQRALPNSTRVIIVSKSFTTLETMMNAKAVVKWLKDHGRTDSQISHALYAVTANVRAAKSFGIDPNNVYPFWDWVGGRYSVWSAVGLPIALQFGFDTFKQFLAGAHAMDQHFKSAPLEENLPVIMALSLLYQQQKHHIKSYAVIPYADALDWFPKWLQQLDMESNGKSVDRDGKSVKFSCPVVFGSSGSNAQHSYFQLLHQGTEMIPIDFIAIREPMSHLPEAKEHHRILLSNCLAQAQALAHGKKTDNPNNTYPGKRPSNLLILPKLNAFYLGALLALYENRAATLGALWNINSFDQPGVELGKVLAKPIEAALKAGGNIQANEDIDAITANRINLINQFH; encoded by the coding sequence ATGTCCTTGAAACCAGCTGCAAAGCTCATCAATACCAACCTAAGCGCCCATGAGATCGCTTTAGATAGCGCCTATCAGGGCATTGATGACGCAGCTTGGACATCTCTCTTTGGCTTAGCTAAGAAAGTGAAGCTGGAACAATTTATTGCCGATTTATTTGCTGGCAAACCTGTCAATAACTCTGAAAATCGTCCCGCTTTACATTCTGCTCTGCGCAACCTAAATAAGACTTCTGTTTTAGTCAATGGACAGGATGTTATGCCTGAAGTCACTGAAGTATGGCGCCGTATCGAGGCTCTATGTAATAAATGGGTTGGCGTTACTGATGTCATTCATATTGGCATTGGTGGATCAGATTTTGGACCACGTTTAGCAATTGAAGCTTTAGCTCATGTACCCGATGTTGATAGTCGCGGCATGCGCATCCATTTTTTAGCCAATATTGATACCGCTGATCTGAATCGGATTTTGCAACGCGCGCTTCCTAACAGCACTCGCGTCATCATCGTTTCAAAGTCATTCACTACGCTTGAAACCATGATGAATGCCAAGGCTGTTGTCAAATGGCTGAAGGATCATGGTCGAACGGATAGTCAGATTTCTCATGCTCTTTATGCAGTTACTGCTAATGTGCGGGCTGCCAAGTCCTTTGGCATTGATCCTAATAATGTCTATCCATTTTGGGATTGGGTTGGTGGGCGGTACTCAGTTTGGTCAGCAGTGGGGCTACCTATTGCCCTACAGTTTGGGTTTGACACCTTTAAGCAGTTCTTGGCTGGTGCCCATGCCATGGATCAACACTTTAAATCTGCTCCACTGGAAGAAAACCTTCCGGTCATCATGGCGCTCAGCCTGCTCTATCAGCAACAAAAACATCACATCAAATCATATGCTGTCATTCCGTATGCGGATGCATTGGATTGGTTCCCAAAATGGTTACAACAACTAGATATGGAAAGCAACGGTAAGAGCGTTGATCGTGATGGCAAGTCTGTTAAGTTCTCTTGTCCTGTAGTCTTTGGTAGCTCTGGGAGCAATGCACAGCACTCCTACTTCCAGCTTTTGCATCAAGGTACAGAAATGATCCCCATTGATTTTATCGCGATACGTGAGCCAATGAGTCACTTGCCTGAAGCAAAAGAGCATCATCGTATTTTGCTTTCTAACTGCCTAGCACAAGCACAAGCTTTGGCTCATGGAAAAAAAACGGATAACCCAAATAACACCTATCCAGGTAAACGTCCCAGTAATCTCCTGATTTTGCCTAAGCTCAATGCATTCTACTTAGGCGCCCTGCTAGCCCTGTACGAAAATCGTGCTGCAACTTTAGGCGCTCTCTGGAACATCAATAGCTTTGATCAACCCGGGGTTGAATTAGGTAAAGTTTTGGCCAAGCCAATTGAAGCAGCCCTCAAGGCTGGAGGCAATATTCAAGCAAATGAAGATATTGACGCAATCACAGCGAACCGGATAAATCTTATAAATCAATTTCATTGA
- a CDS encoding fumarate hydratase gives MTKIKQNDLIQSVADAFQFISYYHPKDFITAMGKAYELEQGRGAKDAIAQILTNSRMCAEGHRPLCQDTGIAVVFLKIGMNVQWPDATMSVTDMVNEGVRRAYLNPDNMLRASVLADPAGKRNNTGDNTPAVIHYEIVPGDDVEVICAAKGGGSENKAKMVMLNPSDSIVSWVLKTVPTMGAGWCPPGILGIGIGGTPEKAMLMAKTALMGPVDIQELIARGATTRAEELRLEIYDKVNKLGIGAQGLGGLATVLDIKIMEYPTHAASLPVAMIPNCATTRHVHFHLHGDGPAKLETPSLSDWPAVTWTPDVQKSKRVNLDTLTADEVASWKPGETLLLNGKILTGRDAAHKRIQDMLAKGEALPVSFKNRVIYYVGPVDPVRDEVVGSAGPTTSTRMDKFTEMMLSKTGLISMIGKAERGPEAIEAIKKHKSAYLMAVGGAAYLVSKAIQTSKVVGFAGLGMEAIYEFDVKDMPVTVAVNSEGISIHHEGPRDWQAKIAGIPVKIA, from the coding sequence ATGACCAAGATTAAACAAAACGACCTCATTCAAAGCGTTGCAGATGCATTTCAGTTCATCTCCTACTATCATCCCAAGGACTTCATTACCGCGATGGGTAAGGCTTATGAGCTCGAACAAGGGCGCGGAGCTAAAGATGCAATTGCCCAAATTTTGACCAACAGTCGCATGTGCGCGGAAGGCCACCGCCCCCTTTGCCAAGACACCGGCATTGCCGTAGTTTTTCTGAAGATTGGTATGAATGTGCAGTGGCCAGACGCCACCATGAGCGTAACCGATATGGTCAACGAAGGTGTGCGACGCGCCTACCTTAATCCTGATAATATGTTGCGCGCATCGGTCTTAGCTGATCCCGCAGGTAAACGAAACAATACGGGAGACAACACCCCTGCTGTGATTCATTATGAAATCGTGCCTGGCGATGACGTTGAAGTCATTTGCGCTGCTAAAGGTGGCGGCTCAGAAAATAAAGCCAAGATGGTCATGCTGAACCCTTCCGACTCAATTGTTAGCTGGGTTCTCAAAACCGTTCCCACCATGGGTGCTGGCTGGTGCCCGCCTGGCATTCTTGGTATTGGCATTGGCGGCACACCAGAAAAAGCCATGCTCATGGCAAAAACAGCCTTAATGGGTCCTGTGGATATTCAAGAATTGATTGCACGCGGCGCAACGACTCGCGCAGAAGAATTGCGCTTAGAGATCTATGACAAAGTCAATAAACTGGGTATTGGTGCTCAAGGCCTTGGTGGTTTAGCAACCGTGCTTGACATCAAAATTATGGAATACCCCACACATGCCGCATCGTTGCCAGTTGCGATGATTCCAAACTGTGCGACTACACGACACGTACACTTTCACCTGCATGGCGACGGCCCCGCAAAATTAGAGACCCCATCTCTATCTGATTGGCCAGCAGTCACTTGGACGCCTGATGTGCAAAAATCCAAACGTGTTAATTTAGATACCTTGACCGCCGATGAAGTGGCTAGCTGGAAACCAGGCGAGACTTTGCTGCTGAACGGCAAGATCTTGACCGGACGCGATGCTGCCCACAAACGGATTCAGGATATGCTTGCTAAGGGCGAGGCATTGCCGGTTAGCTTTAAGAACCGGGTCATTTATTATGTAGGCCCCGTCGATCCAGTGCGCGATGAAGTGGTTGGCTCAGCAGGCCCTACAACCTCCACCCGCATGGATAAATTCACCGAAATGATGCTATCTAAGACTGGTTTGATCTCCATGATTGGTAAAGCAGAACGTGGGCCTGAGGCTATTGAAGCGATCAAGAAACATAAATCTGCATATTTAATGGCTGTTGGTGGCGCTGCTTACTTGGTATCCAAGGCGATTCAAACTTCTAAAGTCGTTGGCTTCGCTGGCCTAGGCATGGAAGCCATCTATGAATTTGATGTCAAAGATATGCCAGTGACTGTTGCAGTGAATTCTGAAGGCATTTCCATACATCACGAAGGACCGCGTGATTGGCAGGCGAAGATTGCCGGCATTCCAGTCAAGATTGCTTAA
- a CDS encoding tripartite tricarboxylate transporter substrate-binding protein, whose protein sequence is MLVKTPKWALHSLRAVDLGAASFLATTQQAYPNKPIRLIVGFAHGGGTDIVARAIAPKMGEILGQSVIIENKSGAAGTIRAELVAKRLYLVGGSL, encoded by the coding sequence ATGCTGGTTAAAACACCCAAATGGGCATTGCATAGCTTGCGTGCCGTTGATCTGGGAGCAGCTTCATTTCTTGCTACTACTCAACAAGCATATCCGAATAAACCGATTCGTCTGATCGTGGGTTTTGCGCATGGTGGCGGTACCGATATTGTTGCGCGTGCCATTGCGCCAAAGATGGGTGAAATTTTGGGTCAGAGCGTCATTATCGAAAACAAATCAGGAGCTGCAGGAACAATCCGCGCTGAGTTGGTAGCTAAGAGGCTATACCTTGTTGGTGGGTCACTCTAA
- a CDS encoding phosphomannomutase/phosphoglucomutase, with translation MHLSPSIFKAYDIRGIIDETLGPSIARLIGQAFGTEMREIGETEIVIGRDGRLSGPSLMETLTEGLLSTGINVIDLGMVATPMVYFAANQDIPGKRPKSGIMITGSHNPPNYNGFKMVLGGAAIYGDQIQALRKRIEAKQFTNGQGTRSTFDIFPLYLERIVGDVKLARPIKIAVDCGNGVGGAFAGKLFRALGCEVQELFCEVDGHFPNHHPDPAHLENLQDLIKNLQTTDNELGLAFDGDADRLGVVSKDGQVIFPDRQMMLFAKDVLSRNPGGQIIYDVKCTRNLATYVRKHGGEPLMWKTGHSLVKAKLKETGAPLAGEMSGHIFFKDRWFGFDDGLYTGTRLLEILSKEQDPNQTLNDLPNAICTPELQLACAEGEPFALLETIKANPQFPTSESINTIDGVRVEYSDGFGLARPSNTTPVVAMRFEADSKAALARIQAEFKDIILAAKPDATLPF, from the coding sequence ATGCACCTTTCTCCATCGATCTTTAAGGCATACGATATTCGAGGCATCATTGATGAGACTCTAGGCCCATCAATTGCTAGACTGATTGGACAAGCCTTTGGCACAGAAATGCGTGAGATTGGTGAAACTGAGATAGTCATTGGTCGTGATGGACGATTATCAGGTCCAAGCCTAATGGAGACCCTAACTGAAGGATTGCTCTCGACCGGCATCAATGTAATTGATCTTGGCATGGTTGCTACACCGATGGTGTACTTTGCTGCCAATCAAGATATCCCCGGCAAGAGACCGAAGTCTGGCATCATGATTACCGGCAGTCACAATCCACCGAATTACAACGGCTTTAAGATGGTATTAGGTGGCGCAGCAATATATGGCGATCAAATACAAGCTCTGCGTAAGCGTATCGAAGCAAAACAATTTACGAATGGTCAGGGCACTCGCAGTACCTTTGATATTTTTCCTCTGTATTTAGAGCGTATCGTGGGTGATGTGAAATTGGCTCGCCCAATCAAGATTGCGGTTGATTGTGGCAATGGTGTTGGTGGCGCTTTTGCTGGAAAGCTTTTTAGAGCTTTGGGCTGTGAAGTGCAAGAACTATTCTGCGAAGTAGACGGTCATTTTCCCAATCACCATCCCGATCCCGCTCATCTTGAGAATCTGCAAGATTTGATTAAAAACCTACAAACTACTGACAATGAGCTTGGTCTTGCATTTGATGGCGATGCTGATCGTTTAGGCGTGGTGTCCAAGGATGGACAGGTTATATTCCCCGACCGTCAAATGATGCTCTTCGCCAAAGATGTACTCTCGCGCAATCCAGGCGGCCAAATTATTTATGACGTCAAATGCACCCGCAACCTCGCAACCTATGTGAGGAAACATGGGGGCGAACCTTTAATGTGGAAAACAGGTCACTCGTTAGTAAAGGCAAAGCTTAAAGAAACTGGGGCGCCGCTTGCCGGAGAAATGAGTGGCCATATTTTCTTTAAGGATCGCTGGTTTGGTTTTGATGATGGTCTCTATACAGGAACCCGTTTGCTCGAGATACTCTCCAAAGAACAAGACCCCAATCAAACGCTCAATGACCTACCAAATGCGATCTGCACCCCTGAACTACAGCTAGCCTGCGCTGAGGGTGAGCCATTTGCATTATTAGAGACCATTAAAGCGAATCCTCAATTCCCAACCTCTGAGTCTATTAATACTATTGATGGTGTGCGTGTGGAGTATTCAGATGGTTTTGGCTTGGCCAGACCCTCGAACACCACCCCAGTCGTGGCTATGCGCTTTGAGGCGGATAGTAAAGCCGCGCTTGCTCGGATTCAGGCGGAATTTAAGGATATAATACTGGCCGCAAAGCCAGACGCTACACTGCCTTTCTAG
- the hemW gene encoding radical SAM family heme chaperone HemW, which produces MPLVIAAKPYVSSLHNFNIVLNSHQVSLTALPPLALYIHFPWCEKTCPYCDFNSHQIKKGQSGFDEKRYIKALIKDLETELPNIWGRQVHSIFIGGGTPSLLSSEAMDELLCAVRARVNLAPDAEITMEANPSSAETEKLAAFAKAGINRVSLGIQSFQDEHLKALGRIHNGVEAKYAVAIALKHFKSVNLDLMYGLPKQTLEGAKADMDATLSFKTPHLSFYNLTLEPNTYFANFPPQLPSDDEVDAIFEQNLALLSAAGYQRYEVSAYAQKNQACKHNLNYWRFGDYIGIGAGAHGKISYPNKITRQVRERHPESYMQAMESKGNALMESKDIAAKDLPFEFMLNTLRLTDGVAINTFSERTGLSLSVINKSLTEASGKKLLDNHPSQLKATALGLRYLNNLQEMFLD; this is translated from the coding sequence ATGCCATTAGTCATCGCGGCTAAGCCTTACGTGAGCTCATTGCACAACTTCAATATCGTGCTTAATTCACATCAAGTCAGCCTTACAGCATTGCCGCCACTGGCTTTGTACATTCACTTTCCATGGTGTGAGAAGACATGTCCCTATTGCGACTTTAATTCGCACCAAATTAAAAAGGGTCAATCCGGATTTGATGAAAAGCGCTATATCAAGGCCCTCATTAAAGATCTCGAAACCGAACTCCCTAATATTTGGGGGCGCCAAGTCCACAGCATCTTTATAGGCGGAGGAACTCCGAGCCTACTTTCTTCTGAAGCAATGGATGAGCTGCTGTGCGCCGTTCGCGCGCGCGTGAATCTTGCGCCAGATGCTGAGATCACTATGGAGGCTAATCCGAGCTCAGCGGAGACAGAAAAGCTTGCTGCATTTGCTAAAGCCGGCATTAATCGTGTCTCTTTAGGTATTCAGAGTTTTCAAGATGAACATCTCAAAGCCCTAGGGCGCATTCACAACGGCGTAGAAGCTAAATATGCTGTAGCAATTGCTTTAAAGCATTTTAAATCTGTAAATCTAGACTTGATGTATGGTTTGCCAAAGCAAACACTTGAAGGTGCTAAAGCAGATATGGATGCAACGCTTTCTTTCAAAACGCCTCATCTCTCTTTCTACAATCTCACACTAGAACCCAACACCTATTTTGCGAACTTTCCACCGCAGTTACCAAGCGATGATGAAGTAGATGCAATATTTGAACAAAATTTAGCTTTACTATCCGCAGCTGGCTACCAGCGCTATGAGGTGTCTGCATATGCTCAAAAAAATCAGGCATGCAAACACAATCTGAATTATTGGCGCTTTGGTGATTACATCGGTATTGGTGCTGGCGCACATGGAAAAATTTCCTATCCGAACAAAATTACCCGCCAAGTAAGAGAGCGTCATCCAGAAAGCTATATGCAAGCGATGGAATCAAAAGGGAATGCGCTCATGGAGTCTAAAGATATTGCTGCGAAGGACCTGCCATTCGAGTTTATGCTCAACACCCTAAGACTGACAGATGGCGTTGCCATCAATACTTTTAGCGAGCGAACCGGACTGTCTTTGAGCGTAATTAACAAAAGCCTGACTGAGGCAAGCGGCAAAAAATTACTTGATAACCATCCAAGCCAATTAAAGGCTACTGCTTTAGGATTGCGCTACCTGAACAATCTACAAGAGATGTTTTTAGATTAA
- the murI gene encoding glutamate racemase, giving the protein MALVGVFDSGVGGLSILDEALRQLPQDDYIYLADSANAPYGEKSSDWIASRSLSLCKFLASKGCDAIVVACNTATAEAIKQIRATLSIPIIGVEPGIKPAAMQSQNHIVGVLATEATLKSDKFNALLATLPRDCQFIEQSGAGLVLLIESGKADSEESLELLAKHLEPIQDAGADTLVLGCTHYPFLRKAIRKLLGESITLIDTSDAVVKQLKRQLDTLELKSNTVTYGTVTFVSSKDESSLLSLANNLMSVDLTLHPTHARILSDVS; this is encoded by the coding sequence TTGGCACTTGTTGGGGTATTCGATTCTGGCGTTGGAGGCTTATCCATTTTGGATGAGGCTCTGCGCCAGCTTCCCCAAGATGATTATATCTATTTAGCCGACTCAGCAAATGCGCCTTATGGTGAAAAATCGAGCGACTGGATAGCTTCGCGCAGCCTCTCCTTATGCAAGTTTCTAGCCAGCAAAGGATGTGATGCAATAGTTGTGGCTTGCAATACAGCCACTGCCGAAGCTATAAAACAAATCCGAGCAACATTATCAATTCCTATCATCGGCGTTGAACCTGGCATCAAGCCTGCTGCCATGCAATCACAAAATCATATTGTGGGCGTACTTGCTACCGAGGCAACTCTCAAGAGCGATAAATTTAACGCCCTTTTAGCAACCCTACCTAGGGATTGTCAGTTCATCGAACAATCTGGTGCGGGACTTGTTCTCTTGATTGAATCTGGTAAGGCTGATAGTGAAGAATCCTTGGAATTATTAGCCAAACACCTAGAGCCCATTCAAGACGCCGGTGCCGACACTCTAGTACTCGGTTGCACTCACTACCCTTTTTTAAGAAAAGCCATTCGCAAGTTACTAGGTGAATCGATAACCTTAATTGATACAAGTGATGCAGTAGTAAAGCAACTTAAAAGACAGCTAGATACTCTAGAGCTCAAAAGCAACACAGTCACATATGGAACCGTTACCTTCGTCAGCAGTAAAGATGAATCCTCCTTGCTATCACTGGCAAACAATTTAATGTCTGTCGACCTGACTTTGCACCCAACGCATGCGCGTATTCTGAGTGACGTGTCATGA
- the rph gene encoding ribonuclease PH, giving the protein MSTAKPADITRPSGRQPKNLRPVSILRAFTKHAEGSVLIAFGETKVLCTASILEKVPPHKKGAGEGWVTAEYGMLPRSTHTRSDREAARGKQSGRTQEIQRLIGRTMRSVFDLKILGERTIHLDCDVLQADGGTRTASITGAYVAARDAVNQLLKEGTLAADPISDSVAAISVGIYQGTPVLDLDYLEDSSCDTDMNIVMTGQGGMIEVQGTAEGSAFSRAELNALLDLAEQGIAELTQLQIDAFK; this is encoded by the coding sequence ATGAGTACAGCAAAGCCAGCCGATATCACCCGTCCAAGTGGCCGTCAACCAAAAAATTTGAGGCCAGTCAGCATATTGCGCGCTTTTACAAAGCACGCTGAAGGTTCGGTGTTAATTGCCTTTGGCGAGACAAAAGTGCTCTGTACGGCCAGCATTTTGGAGAAGGTTCCTCCGCATAAAAAAGGCGCTGGCGAGGGTTGGGTAACAGCTGAGTATGGCATGCTACCCCGCTCTACTCACACTCGCAGCGATCGAGAGGCCGCTCGCGGCAAGCAATCTGGACGCACTCAAGAAATTCAACGTCTCATCGGGCGAACCATGCGCAGTGTTTTTGATTTAAAAATCCTAGGGGAAAGAACGATCCATTTGGATTGCGATGTATTACAAGCAGATGGTGGCACAAGAACAGCATCGATTACAGGCGCTTATGTTGCTGCACGTGATGCAGTCAATCAGCTCCTTAAAGAGGGTACTCTCGCTGCAGATCCGATTAGCGATAGCGTTGCAGCAATTTCAGTGGGTATTTATCAAGGCACACCAGTGCTTGATTTAGATTATCTAGAGGATTCCTCTTGCGACACCGATATGAACATTGTGATGACAGGTCAAGGAGGCATGATTGAGGTTCAGGGCACTGCTGAAGGCTCAGCCTTTTCAAGAGCTGAGCTCAATGCACTACTCGATCTAGCAGAACAAGGTATTGCTGAGCTTACGCAATTACAAATTGACGCCTTCAAATAG